The genomic segment CATCCTTGACCAAGACCTCTGTCTTGGCCTCTTTTTTGTCAATGGATGGTACTCCTTGGACGACGTGAGACCAGTCAGGGGTATCCTTGGAGGTCAGGATCTCCATCTTTATGTGGCCATCAGCGGTCACGTGAGGGGTGACGGTCAGCTTCAGGTTGGCCTCGATAAACTCGGTGGTCACCGTCCCCTCCTCTGTTATCTTCAAATAGGGTACGCGCAGGCCCTGCTCTATATACGCCTCAATATGATCCAAGGTTGTTACCCTGGGGCTGGAGATCACCTGCCCCTCCCCAGAGTCCTCCATGGCAGAAAGTTTCACCCGCAGATATTTGGTATTGGGTAGATTGCCTACAAGGAATTCCAAGGCACCACCTGCCCCACTACCTACAGCAGCGGGAAGGTCCACCACAAAGTCTCCACTGCTAGCACCAGTAACCTCCCCTTTGACCTCTCTGGTCTCATCCTCGTAATGACCACCCCAAGATATCCCCAGCTCTCGGGCGAAGTTGGTGCTGGCCTCAACGATCTTTGCCTGGATAAGGATTTGGGGGGTCTGGGCGTCCAGTTTTCGCACCAGGTCCTTTGCCTTTTGCACATTGATCCGGATGTCCTTTATGATAAGGGTATTGGTGCGTTCATCCACAATTACACTCCCCCTGGCGCTCAGGAGATCCTTGACCTTAGGGGCGAGCTCCGCGGCCGTGCTGTAGCTCACCGGTATCAATTCGCTGATGAGGGGTTCCAGCTCCTCCTTGGCCTTAATGGCCTTTACCCTGGCCTCCTTCTCCTTACGCAACCTCTCCAGGGGGGCTATTCGGATGACGTTGCCTATACTCTCCATCCCCAAGTTTTTTGCCTGAAGGATGATGTCTAAGGCTTGATCCCAGGGGACATCTACCAATCTGACGGTGACCTTTCCCTTTACATCCTCGGTGGTGATGATGTTCAGGTTGCTCACCTCCGCAAAGAGCCGCAAGATGTTGTCGATGTCTGCATCCTTAAAATCCAGGGTGATCCTCTTCCCTGTATAGACCTTTCGCTCCAGCTCTTCCTCAGGAGGGGGGATAACTGGCACAACTTTCCGCACTGGTGTTGGAGGGGCGACCTTCGGCCTTTCCACCGCCACAGGTTTCTCCACCTCCTCTACCTCAGCGGGTTTTTTGACGGTGACCACCTCGAGCGGTTTGGGTTTTTTCACCCTAAACTCCTCAGGTCTCTCAAAATCGAGGTAGATCCTGCTATCCTCTTGCTGGACATCATAGGCCACCATTCTGCGCAACTTCACAAGGACTCGGGCGCCCTTTTGGGCATCGATCACCATATTGGTGGGGGTGATCATCACCACAGGGCTAGCGAACTCATGGGTATCTAAAGGTCTGCTAAGCCTTGGCGGAACCACCATTCCCTTTACTTCTACTAGTACTGTGTCCTCTGATCCCTTTACTACCTCATAGGGGGCCTTTGCCGAGGTGGTGATGATAATCCTGGATTTATCCTTAAGCTGCTTAAAGTCTATCCCGGTGATCTCACC from the Deltaproteobacteria bacterium genome contains:
- the pilQ gene encoding type IV pilus secretin PilQ, producing MKNPKRKRMYWGVVLIPIILLVMGCAPRKKVEPLPKAVPQNLIKDIEVVDRDEGKRVVIQGESPLVYTFFKLIPQPLKLVVDIPQTGLAKGVPTPLAVGDEVIKEIVATEQDGNTEIYICLNKLVRYQVQKEGNLLYIDVGKQSPLLAKEEKKKEIEIVEEVPPPAKEEVAAKELAPAQSLVDVSVDKSQKDKVIMKLKADGRLGDYDTFALKKPTRLVIDLWKVKRKFPPKAVLVNSPYLKKVRLGDHPKKVRVVLDVPTKVLPPHRIDRIGDELRVVLGKEVEVPVPKKEVAKEEKVPPLVPVTGEITGIDFKQLKDKSRIIITTSAKAPYEVVKGSEDTVLVEVKGMVVPPRLSRPLDTHEFASPVVMITPTNMVIDAQKGARVLVKLRRMVAYDVQQEDSRIYLDFERPEEFRVKKPKPLEVVTVKKPAEVEEVEKPVAVERPKVAPPTPVRKVVPVIPPPEEELERKVYTGKRITLDFKDADIDNILRLFAEVSNLNIITTEDVKGKVTVRLVDVPWDQALDIILQAKNLGMESIGNVIRIAPLERLRKEKEARVKAIKAKEELEPLISELIPVSYSTAAELAPKVKDLLSARGSVIVDERTNTLIIKDIRINVQKAKDLVRKLDAQTPQILIQAKIVEASTNFARELGISWGGHYEDETREVKGEVTGASSGDFVVDLPAAVGSGAGGALEFLVGNLPNTKYLRVKLSAMEDSGEGQVISSPRVTTLDHIEAYIEQGLRVPYLKITEEGTVTTEFIEANLKLTVTPHVTADGHIKMEILTSKDTPDWSHVVQGVPSIDKKEAKTEVLVKDGEVVVIGGIYTYEKTGGIQGVPLFHKIPLLGWLFKKKTKDEDKKELLIFIAPRIIQPRRITAS